The window TTGAAAGCTTTGACAAGATTATTGTTGTACGGCAGAGAAGTAAATTGTGCTGAAACAGAAGCAATTGAATTGGTATCAGCTCCGTTAAAGCCGAAAACGGCATCGATTCCAATCTTCTTTTTTTCTGAATTGAGTTTTTCAACCGCTTTCAAAAATTCAGAATAGTTATTGATCTTTGAGGCATCAATCCCAGCCTTAGCGAACACAGCTTTGTTATACGACCAGCCATAAGCCTCAAGATCGACTGGAATTCCAACCATACGTTTATTTGAAATTCCACCGCTAACAAGATTTGGTACTATGTTTTTACTTGCCTTAAGATCTTTTAGATTAATCAAATGATCCTTATACCGATCTATTTCAGGTAGCCCGCCAAGCATAATAATATCTGGAGCTTCCCCAGAGGCAAACTTCGCTTGTAAAGCAGCGGCCCCACCGCCTTGACCTGAAGTAGTAATTTGGATATTGACGTTGGGATGTTTAGCATGATACATCCGCGCTAATTTTTGATATTGTGCGGTTATTTCAGGCTTTTGATTAAAAAAGTTAAGTGTAATTTTTGAATTTTTTTCCTTTTGCGAGCTAAAACTACAGCATGTTAAGACAATTAATGATAAACTCAACATAAAAGTTAGCTTAGCGATTTTAAAAAATCTTTTTTTCATGTCTTCCGCCCCGATTCATTGTCAATTGTTTGTCAAGAGCACCATTCTTTCTTACCTAAATTTTATGTTTTTATTATGAATCACTGCAGAAACAAAAGCAAAGAATAAACTCGAGGAGGCGTTTCTTATGAGTAAGATTCAAATCGAACACCTTTATAAGCGTTATGATAATGCGGAAAATGATACCCTAAAGGATATCAATCTTGAGATTGATGACAAGGAATTTGTTGCAATTATTGGACCATCAGGTTGTGGTAAGTCTACACTATTGCGTTGCTTTTCAGGTTTGGAAGAAGTTACAAAGGGAAAAATTAATGTAGATGGAAAGCGCTTCGATAATATTCCACCGCAAAAGCGCAGCATTGCAATGGTTTTTCAAGATTATGCATTATATCCACATATGACTGTTTACAATAACATGGCGTTCAACTTAAAACTTAGTAAATTTTCTAAAAGTGAAATTGATTCACGGGTCAAGGAAGCAGCACAAAAGCTTAATCTCACAGACTATTTGGCTCGTAAACCCGCGCAGCTTTCTGGTGGGCAGCGACAAAGAGTTGCTTTAGGGCGTGCAATGGTGCGCGCACCTGAAGTCTTTTTAATGGACGAGCCGCTTTCTAATTTAGATGCGAAGTTACGTGTTTCAACGAGGCAGGATATTATCGAGCTACATAAGCAGCTTGGAACTGTAACGATTTATGTAACGCATGATCAAGCTGAGGCGATGGCAATGGCGGATAAAATCTTGATCATGCGAGACGGAGTGGTACAGCAGTATGGTAAACCTGAAGAACTTTATGATAACCCGCGTAACCTCTTCGTTGCTCGTTTTATCGGTTCTCCCAGCATGAATATTTTAAAGGGTACTCTTTCGAACAAGGGAATTTTTAATTCAGGTGGTGTAAATTATGACCTTAGTGAATTCGTGAAAAAAGAAGTTTTGCCAACGGATAAAAGAGAGATTGTACTTGGCTTTCGGCCTGAGAAAGTAACGCAGGTAAGAAAGTCAGGAGATAATGATACAGCTCCTGAAAATTCTGCACAAAAAGAGGGATTTTTTGTACTTTCTGCAAGTAAAAATCTGGCTGAATACATGGGCGGCCATACGCTTGTCTATCTAAAAACTAAAGATGGTGTTAATATTGTGACTCAAACGCCTAAAAGAATTCCTAATGATGATAGCCACAAAAAATTAGATCTTTATATTCGTAATTCTAATATTTATCTGTTTGATGCTAAAAGCGGTCTGACACTTCAAAATGGTTAGCTTTACCAGATAAGAAAGAAAACGGTTAAGTTGGAGAGAAAGATTTGCTTACCATAAAAAAGCAAAAACGTACTAATTTGCAATTTGCATGTTAAAGATATGGTAGATTGTAAAATTAATCCGAACGCTGTTCGGATTAATTTTACAATCTACCATATAACGTCTCCATCTTTTCAAAACGACTTAATTCTACGGGCTATAAATAACTTAATTTGCCAGTGTATAACGTTTCAGATTAAGCTACCACTATGCTATAATAACCATATCGAAAGGAGATCAATCTAATGAAATATACGAAAACCAAAGCAGTATTAAATCAACTCGTTGCCGATTTGAGCCAGATGTCAATGATTATCCATCAGACGCATTGGTACATGCGTGGACCCAACTTTTTGAAGTTGCACCCCTTGATGGATGAGTTCATGGAAGAAATTGACAGCCAACTCGATGTCATTTCTGAACGGCTGATTGCGCTTGATGGCAGTCCTTACTCGACCTTAAAAGAAATGGCCGAAAACACTAAGATTCAAGACTGGCCTGGTGAATGGGACAAAACAACCCCAGAACGCCTCGCACACTTAGTTGATGGCTATCGTTACTTGGAAGACCTTTACCAACACGGCATTGAAGTATCCGATGTTGAAAAAGACTTCAGTACCCAAGATATTTTCATTGGTCTCAAAACCGCAATTGAGAAGAAAATCTGGATGATTCAGGCAGAGCTTGGGTCGGCGCCGGAAATTGATGAATAAAATAATATTAAAAAATCGGTAGGCTTATAAGCTTACCGATTTATTTTATCCAAGTAATTAGTTACTAACTTCAATAATAGGGCCATCACCCCAACACCTAACGAATCTTCTTAACCATAAATAACCGTGCTCGTCGATAATCATAATATTGCTTTGAAAATGCCAACATCTTTCCGGTAGTTAAATATGTTTCATCCTTAACTACTAGACTGGGTGCCCCATTTGCTAGATTCATAAACTCCCCGGCAATTTCTGGTAGTGGCTCACTCATCAGTAATTGATCAATAAAGCCAATATTGACGTCTCGTTGTTGTTCAAAATAATTGAACAATGAACCATACAACGCTTCTTCAGGAATCGTATCTACGATTGCTTTTATATAGTACGAATGTTCCATCAAATATGGTTGACCATCCAATTCTCGAAAACGCCGAATATCAATTAATTCCTCATTATCTTTAAGATGACCTGCTTCCGGTAAGAACTCAGCATCAGCAACAGTAGTCATCTGTTTTAGTCACATGTGATGCATAGTAGGAAAAGCCAATATAATCAACCGTTCCAACAGCCAAAATATTCAAGTCGGCCTCAGTTATGTCTAAAGCAAAATGGTGGCGTTCAAAGTACCTTTTTAACCAATTAGGATACTTTCCTTTACATTGAATATCTGCCAACCAATAACCAGCTTGCATGGTACGTTCCGCTTTCATCACATCCTGTGGTACGGGAGTTGCGGGATAGGTTGGCCCCATCGCCATCATACATCCAATTTTAAATTCTGGATTGATTTCATGGCCCATCTTAACAACTAATGCGCTAGCGACCGTCTCGTAATGTGCAGCCTGATACATTAATTTTTCAGCATCTTCATCAGCAGTAATCTTAATACCAGAATTCGTAAATAGTCCCCACTCATTTAAACCCGTCTGATTATTAATTTGGTAGATTGCAAATTTAATCCGAATTTTTGGACAAATTTGTCAGCATAACCTGATACGGTGTTTGCCAGTCGAGTATTTTAAGCGGTCGCTGGTTAATTTGGAGTAACGTCGTCGTTAAATCTTGAGCACTAATGTGCTCAAAACGAGTCCCTTTAGGATAAAAATAACGTAAATTCCGATTAAAGCGTTCATTACTACCACGTTCAGCTGGAGTATAAGCATGGCAGTAATAGGTCTTAATACCATATTGTGATTCAAGTGATACTAGCCCACTAAACTCAGTGCCACGGTCCACAGTAAAGCTGTGCACCGGACCATTAAAAGTGGTTAGGAACTTAGTTAGTGCTTCATTAACAGTCGCTGTCGTCCGATCTTTTAACCGGTATGCCCAAAGGAGCCGTGATTTTCGATCGATTAAAGTTAATAAAACTGCCTTACTATGCCCACGAGGACCAACGACTGTATCTAGTTCAAAATCGCCGATGCGATTACGTTGATTAATCATCATGGGACGCTGTTCAATTGATCGCCCCAAAGATTGATTATATTTGGATCGTTGGTCAACGTTACGCCGTTGGCGTACGCCATGTTCAGGTAGATCATTCAAGGAGAAACCAATTCTCCCCTGATTTAGCCAATTATAAATAGATTTAGTAGCTAGTTTAAATTCGTGAGCAATCATTCCTGGTGACCAGCTTAGACGTAAATGGTTGAGAATTTTTTGCTTTAACTCATCGCTCAGCTTAGTTTTCCGACCACATCGTGATCGCTTGTATTCGGCATCTGTTTGTGCTAATTCAGCCTGATAAGGTTGACATCGAGATAATTCATAAGAAATTGTTGACGGTGATCGGTTCAGCCGAACGCCCATTTGGATATTGGACAGCCCTAGTTCACAAAAGATTTCGATTTTAATTCGTTCGGAATAGGTTATACTAGACAAAAGATCAGCTCCTAAAAGATGGGTTTGTGGTAAACACCATTTTAAAGGAAGCTGATCTTTTTTGTCCGAACAGCGTTCGGATTAATTTTACAATCTACCAAATAGGCGCATTCTGAGAACACTTTCGCTTTTTATGGTGGAGTGTTCTCTCTTTTCCAAGACGCTGCAATCTTCGAGCAATTAAGTTGGTGTTGATCTACAGTAATTTGAATATGACGAACAATAGCATCATTGATAGCCTGGTAGCTATCAATGATGCTATTGTTCTAGTAAGCGTTATTGATGTTAAGGTGTGAAGATTGAAGAGAAGTAATCTTTGACGACTGACTTTCATAAATTCATATTTGTATGTAAGTATGAATTTACGAAAGTATATAAATATGAATATTGCAACACGGGATAGAGAGTCTATGACGCTCGTAATCAAGAAGCATAGTGAAGATAGTAACTATGGTATCGAATCTAGTTATACAATTATAAATTCATATTTGTATAAACTATAAAATTATGATTTTTTTCGAGTTCTTTTCTTCTTTTCATCTTTCTCACGTAGTTGGGCTACCTTCATATCAAACATCTGTCGTTCGACCTGACTCATTTTATCAATTTGTGGCTGCATTTGATCTCCAAGTAACTCGTAGGTGTAACTAAATGCTGATTGATCAAGAAGTGCCATAAACTGATAATATTGTTCAGCCGGCAAAACTAAAGATTTTCGTTCACTCTTATTACCGAATCCTTGAGTGGACCTAGAGCTATTATTGGCTTCTATAGTTGGTTCAGGTCGGTAAAGGGTTTTTGGTTGCGGATCTGGTTTGTATGACTTATCGAGTAATCCTGATCCTTTTTTTAATGTATCTTTTTCAGAATTATCTTTTGTGAAAAAACCGGGTTTTTTTTGTCTTGATTCAGTCATCATTTGTCACTCTCCATTAAGTTCACGCGTTCAATGAATTCATTCGTCAGATTATCTAAGAATGAAGTAAAAATATCTTTGTCCCAGTAACTATCATTTCGTAGACCGTTTCGTGGTGCGGATTGTAGACGGCGCTTGTAAGGAACAATTGTCTTAAACATATTTTCTTTTCCAAAGAAGTTCACGGCATCTTGCATTACAGTTTCATCAATACTTCCGGATCGTTGCATTTGATTCGGTAGAATACCGAGTACATCAGTTGGCACGCCGAACTCGTTTACCTTCTCTGGCAGCTCGTCTGGATTGAAAATGAAGTTGTGGGCCCCGTCCAGAGAATCTGATTGAGTTTGAAAGGCGACAAGGACGTAATCACTCGCTCCTACAGCGGAGTCGGTATAATCGGAAGAGGTTGGTGGTGTATCAATGAAAATGAAGTCATAGGTTCCACGGCTTTTGAGAGGTTCAAGTAATTCTCTTAAAAAGAAGAGCTTTTTCGATTTAACTTCGTGGTAATTGGCGTCCCCCTCTTCGGCGACACCATACTGCTTGCTAAGATAATTTGTTAGATTCTTTAAATCATAATGGGCCGGAATAAGATCTAAATTTGGGAGTATGTTGACAACCAGATCGGTTAGATCGTGGTCTCGAATTCCGGCCATCATTGTTTTGTCTAAGACAAAAACTGAATCTGGTTCGTTATGTTCTTTTGTTACTACGAATGACTTCGTAGTATTGGACTGTGGATCTTCATCTACGACTAGCACATGATAGCCGTGGAGAGATAGGCTGTAGGCTAAGTAACGAGTGATTGTGCTCTTAC is drawn from Paucilactobacillus hokkaidonensis JCM 18461 and contains these coding sequences:
- a CDS encoding ABC transporter ATP-binding protein yields the protein MSKIQIEHLYKRYDNAENDTLKDINLEIDDKEFVAIIGPSGCGKSTLLRCFSGLEEVTKGKINVDGKRFDNIPPQKRSIAMVFQDYALYPHMTVYNNMAFNLKLSKFSKSEIDSRVKEAAQKLNLTDYLARKPAQLSGGQRQRVALGRAMVRAPEVFLMDEPLSNLDAKLRVSTRQDIIELHKQLGTVTIYVTHDQAEAMAMADKILIMRDGVVQQYGKPEELYDNPRNLFVARFIGSPSMNILKGTLSNKGIFNSGGVNYDLSEFVKKEVLPTDKREIVLGFRPEKVTQVRKSGDNDTAPENSAQKEGFFVLSASKNLAEYMGGHTLVYLKTKDGVNIVTQTPKRIPNDDSHKKLDLYIRNSNIYLFDAKSGLTLQNG
- a CDS encoding IS30-like element ISLpl1 family transposase, whose protein sequence is MSSITYSERIKIEIFCELGLSNIQMGVRLNRSPSTISYELSRCQPYQAELAQTDAEYKRSRCGRKTKLSDELKQKILNHLRLSWSPGMIAHEFKLATKSIYNWLNQGRIGFSLNDLPEHGVRQRRNVDQRSKYNQSLGRSIEQRPMMINQRNRIGDFELDTVVGPRGHSKAVLLTLIDRKSRLLWAYRLKDRTTATVNEALTKFLTTFNGPVHSFTVDRGTEFSGLVSLESQYGIKTYYCHAYTPAERGSNERFNRNLRYFYPKGTRFEHISAQDLTTTLLQINQRPLKILDWQTPYQVMLTNLSKNSD
- a CDS encoding Dps family protein; amino-acid sequence: MKYTKTKAVLNQLVADLSQMSMIIHQTHWYMRGPNFLKLHPLMDEFMEEIDSQLDVISERLIALDGSPYSTLKEMAENTKIQDWPGEWDKTTPERLAHLVDGYRYLEDLYQHGIEVSDVEKDFSTQDIFIGLKTAIEKKIWMIQAELGSAPEIDE
- a CDS encoding GntR family transcriptional regulator, coding for MTTVADAEFLPEAGHLKDNEELIDIRRFRELDGQPYLMEHSYYIKAIVDTIPEEALYGSLFNYFEQQRDVNIGFIDQLLMSEPLPEIAGEFMNLANGAPSLVVKDETYLTTGKMLAFSKQYYDYRRARLFMVKKIR
- a CDS encoding ParA family protein; amino-acid sequence: MNLKRPLTITVANQKGGAGKSTITRYLAYSLSLHGYHVLVVDEDPQSNTTKSFVVTKEHNEPDSVFVLDKTMMAGIRDHDLTDLVVNILPNLDLIPAHYDLKNLTNYLSKQYGVAEEGDANYHEVKSKKLFFLRELLEPLKSRGTYDFIFIDTPPTSSDYTDSAVGASDYVLVAFQTQSDSLDGAHNFIFNPDELPEKVNEFGVPTDVLGILPNQMQRSGSIDETVMQDAVNFFGKENMFKTIVPYKRRLQSAPRNGLRNDSYWDKDIFTSFLDNLTNEFIERVNLMESDK
- a CDS encoding ABC transporter substrate-binding protein, which translates into the protein MKKRFFKIAKLTFMLSLSLIVLTCCSFSSQKEKNSKITLNFFNQKPEITAQYQKLARMYHAKHPNVNIQITTSGQGGGAAALQAKFASGEAPDIIMLGGLPEIDRYKDHLINLKDLKASKNIVPNLVSGGISNKRMVGIPVDLEAYGWSYNKAVFAKAGIDASKINNYSEFLKAVEKLNSEKKKIGIDAVFGFNGADTNSIASVSAQFTSLPYNNNLVKAFKSKTFPWKYERQMKNYYDLVKKYNVQPILSVKYDPSVQDLFFNGKVAMIPQGNWIIPTLDGLEKGYVQKNLGMLPFFVKNDGTDRLLTGSSWYLGITKDHPKRQKAAKDFINWMYTSKEAENVIINEMRFVPATKNFDVSRLPDDLSKQIYRIGTSKNAQSPVHKQYPNGFTNQALGPYIQRYFVNGISWKELKKETSAKYRQLREIQSGE